Genomic window (Planctomycetia bacterium):
AGTTACATGGTATCGACCCATGGAAGCCATCACGCGCAAGTTCATATCCAATCCAGTTATCACGGTACAGCAGCACATCCTTCAGGAACAGATGCGTTTTCCTGAAGCGTCGGGTGAATTCTCCTGGCTGCTTTCCGGCATCACGTTGGCGACCAAACTCATTCAGGCCCGTATTCGGCGGGCAGGGCTTTCCGATATCCTTGGCGAGCATGGTAATACCAACGTGCAGGGAGAAATGCAGCAGAAGCTCGACATCTATGCTGATGAAGCCCTGATGCACAGTCTGGGTTGTCGTGGCAGCATTGGTGTGATGGCTTCTGAAGAAAACGAAAGCCCGATCATTCTCAAACAGCATAGTTCCCCTGAAGCCAAGTATGCGGTGATATTCGATCCACTCGATGGGTCTTCGAATATCGATGTCAATGTCAGCGTAGGTACGACGTTTTCCATTTTCCGCAAGCCTCACGATGGCCCTGGTGGTGATCCCGTCTCCTGGTTTCTGCAGCCTGGTTCCAAGCAGGTTGCTGCAGGTTATGTCGTGTATGGCTCATCCACCATTCTTGTTTACACTGCCGGCAAAGGGGTGCATGGCTTCACGCTCGACCCAGCCATCGGCGCGTATGTACTGAGCCACGAGAACATCAAGATGCCTAAGCAGGGCAGCTACTATTCGGTAAACGAAGCGAATCGCGAAGGTTTTCCCAAACCTTACCGAACATTTCTGGAAAACCTGCGACTGGGGAA
Coding sequences:
- the fbp gene encoding class 1 fructose-bisphosphatase, which codes for MEAITRKFISNPVITVQQHILQEQMRFPEASGEFSWLLSGITLATKLIQARIRRAGLSDILGEHGNTNVQGEMQQKLDIYADEALMHSLGCRGSIGVMASEENESPIILKQHSSPEAKYAVIFDPLDGSSNIDVNVSVGTTFSIFRKPHDGPGGDPVSWFLQPGSKQVAAGYVVYGSSTILVYTAGKGVHGFTLDPAIGAYVLSHENIKMPKQGSYYSVNEANREGFPKPYRTFLENLRLGKLNRSYSTRYIGSMVPDFHRTLLKGGIFLYPPTKKHPDGKLRLLYEADPVAFIAEQAGGMATNGSQRILDINPSSIHQRTSLAVGSVVEMEELARCMREAVSS